From one Simplicispira suum genomic stretch:
- a CDS encoding ribonucleotide-diphosphate reductase subunit beta, whose translation MLTWDDEVTTLSQISTDRGAHAAPQSAAASTTQGAAMQAGAAAAVTTVPGARRMNATDKRIINGKTDVNQLVPFKYQWAWNKYLASCANHWMPQEINMTRDIALWRDPHGLTEDERRIVKRNLGFFVTADSLAANNIVLGTYRHVTAPECRQFLLRQAFEEAIHTHAYQYIVESLGLDEGEIFNAYNEIPSIRDKDEFLIPFIDVIMNPAFNTGTPLADQTLLKSLIVFACLMEGLFFYVGFAQILALGRQNKMTGAAEQYQYILRDESMHCNFGIDLVNTIKLENPHLWTSAFRDEIEALFREAVALEYRYAEDTMPRGVLGMNASMFKGYLRYIANRRASQIGLEALFPNEENPFPWMSEMIDLKKERNFFETRVIEYQSGGALAWD comes from the coding sequence ATGCTGACCTGGGACGACGAAGTCACAACGCTTTCGCAAATTTCTACCGACCGCGGAGCGCACGCTGCGCCGCAGTCTGCCGCAGCGTCGACGACGCAAGGCGCTGCAATGCAAGCCGGTGCAGCTGCGGCGGTCACAACAGTGCCCGGCGCGCGTCGCATGAACGCCACCGACAAGCGCATCATCAACGGCAAGACCGACGTCAACCAGTTGGTGCCATTCAAATACCAATGGGCCTGGAACAAATACCTTGCCAGCTGCGCAAACCACTGGATGCCGCAGGAAATCAACATGACACGCGACATTGCCCTGTGGCGCGATCCCCATGGATTGACCGAAGACGAGCGACGCATCGTCAAGCGCAATCTGGGTTTCTTTGTGACCGCCGATTCGCTGGCTGCCAACAACATCGTGTTGGGCACCTACCGGCACGTCACCGCACCTGAATGCCGCCAGTTTTTGCTGCGCCAAGCGTTCGAAGAGGCGATCCACACCCACGCCTACCAGTACATCGTCGAATCCCTGGGGTTGGACGAAGGCGAGATATTCAATGCCTACAACGAGATCCCCTCGATCCGGGACAAGGACGAATTCCTTATTCCGTTCATCGACGTGATCATGAATCCGGCATTCAACACCGGTACGCCACTGGCCGACCAGACACTGCTCAAGTCGCTGATCGTCTTTGCATGCCTGATGGAGGGGCTTTTCTTCTACGTCGGTTTCGCGCAGATTCTTGCGCTCGGACGGCAGAACAAGATGACCGGCGCTGCCGAGCAGTACCAGTACATCCTGCGTGACGAGTCCATGCACTGCAATTTCGGCATCGATCTGGTCAACACGATCAAGCTTGAGAATCCGCATCTCTGGACCTCTGCTTTCAGGGACGAAATCGAAGCGCTGTTTCGCGAAGCCGTTGCGCTCGAATACCGTTACGCTGAAGACACCATGCCGCGCGGCGTGCTGGGCATGAATGCCTCCATGTTCAAGGGCTACCTGCGTTACATCGCCAACCGCCGCGCGTCGCAGATCGGCCTGGAAGCGCTGTTCCCCAACGAGGAAAACCCCTTCCCGTGGATGAGCGAAATGATCGACCTGAAGAAGGAACGCAACTTCTTCGAAACACGCGTCATTGAATACCAGTCGGGCGGCGCACTGGCCTGGGACTAA
- the prmA gene encoding 50S ribosomal protein L11 methyltransferase: MHELSLACPQEQVELLSDALEALDALSVSVEDADAHTDAEQALFGEPGMPAPRNAWQRSRVLALFATQALAQDAVDLLSAQDFFSHCDVVGLAPLAEQDWVRLTQSQFAPVSITPDFWIVPTWHEPPAEARYVIRLDPGLAFGTGTHPTTRMCLRWIAAHASEMAPARVLDYGCGSGILAIGTAKFGARDIDAVDIDPAAVESTRYNADANSVQLRSGLPDGATGTYQVVLANILATPLRVLAPLLCAHVADGGHLVLAGILDRQVAELQEAYAPWLTLSVADSEDGWVLMTAQRG; encoded by the coding sequence ATGCATGAACTGAGCCTTGCCTGTCCGCAAGAGCAGGTGGAGCTGTTGAGCGACGCGCTGGAGGCCCTCGATGCCTTGAGCGTTTCCGTTGAGGACGCTGATGCGCATACTGACGCCGAACAGGCCTTGTTTGGCGAACCGGGCATGCCCGCGCCGCGAAACGCCTGGCAGCGCAGCCGTGTGCTGGCGCTGTTCGCGACGCAGGCGCTGGCGCAAGACGCGGTGGACTTGCTCAGCGCGCAGGACTTTTTCTCGCACTGCGATGTCGTGGGCCTGGCGCCGCTGGCCGAGCAGGACTGGGTGCGGCTGACCCAGTCGCAGTTTGCGCCAGTGTCGATCACCCCTGACTTCTGGATCGTTCCGACCTGGCACGAGCCACCGGCCGAGGCCCGATACGTGATTCGCCTGGACCCTGGGCTCGCCTTTGGTACCGGAACGCACCCCACAACCCGCATGTGTCTGCGCTGGATCGCAGCGCATGCCAGTGAAATGGCTCCCGCAAGGGTGCTTGACTATGGTTGTGGCTCCGGCATTCTGGCCATTGGCACCGCAAAGTTCGGTGCGCGCGACATTGACGCGGTGGATATTGACCCGGCCGCAGTGGAGTCAACACGTTACAACGCCGATGCCAACAGCGTGCAACTGCGATCGGGCCTGCCTGACGGCGCGACGGGCACTTACCAGGTGGTTCTGGCGAACATTCTGGCGACACCCCTGCGGGTGCTTGCGCCGCTGCTTTGCGCGCATGTGGCCGATGGGGGACACCTGGTGTTGGCCGGCATACTCGATCGTCAGGTAGCCGAACTGCAGGAGGCGTACGCACCCTGGCTGACCCTCTCGGTGGCCGACAGCGAGGACGGCTGGGTTCTGATGACGGCCCAGCGCGGTTGA
- a CDS encoding DUF3426 domain-containing protein, translating into MAQPLHDGGGLSRQEERQGAAANDKAQDVLHSPDGSRHRIDPTWQDPWRTSVRHPDGPAAGRAAAQVGYELPGAQIEDTDSDWPALFEDMPAAPADLVTKAERKERGVDAAEPDLAHFIAEVAEWSTEQSGKAAPTPAVPSASAPPATVPPSSVATPAAASAVAAARSVAQEVRTVPTAPPLPSEAEPDQAPPDSEDPDWTLVQDDLLHEPLSAPAEVANPFKEQLSGQEGVPVTEPQELVESDLELSFVRHARRRAFWSGTGVRAGLLVTVLVLLLGLVAQIGLHERARLTAQWPQSRALWSFVCGYLQCTVGAYRDMGAVVVDGSSFNRVQGERYQFALTLRNRAALPVEAPAIELTLTDTEDQPVLRRILMPAELAVPDPLLPGAEWSAVIPMAIGSGAQRIAGYRVLAFYP; encoded by the coding sequence GTGGCGCAGCCGCTTCACGACGGGGGAGGGCTCAGCAGGCAAGAGGAACGGCAGGGTGCGGCCGCGAACGACAAGGCGCAGGACGTGCTGCACTCGCCTGATGGCTCCCGCCATCGCATCGATCCCACCTGGCAAGACCCTTGGCGCACCTCCGTTCGACATCCCGACGGGCCCGCCGCAGGGCGCGCAGCAGCGCAGGTCGGCTATGAGCTGCCTGGCGCTCAGATTGAGGATACCGACAGCGATTGGCCCGCACTTTTCGAGGACATGCCTGCCGCACCAGCAGACTTGGTGACGAAGGCGGAACGAAAGGAACGTGGGGTCGATGCTGCTGAACCCGATCTGGCTCACTTCATCGCTGAGGTGGCCGAGTGGTCCACAGAGCAATCCGGAAAGGCCGCGCCAACACCCGCGGTCCCGTCTGCGTCTGCGCCGCCTGCTACCGTCCCACCGTCGTCGGTAGCAACCCCTGCGGCTGCGTCCGCAGTGGCTGCGGCAAGATCGGTGGCGCAAGAAGTGCGCACCGTGCCCACCGCGCCTCCATTGCCTTCCGAGGCCGAGCCGGACCAAGCGCCGCCAGACTCGGAAGATCCCGACTGGACATTGGTGCAGGACGATCTGCTGCACGAACCTTTGTCAGCACCAGCCGAGGTGGCCAATCCCTTCAAAGAGCAGTTGTCCGGCCAAGAAGGGGTGCCAGTGACGGAGCCGCAAGAGCTTGTTGAGTCGGATCTGGAGCTGTCTTTTGTCCGCCACGCACGACGGCGTGCCTTCTGGTCTGGCACAGGGGTGCGAGCCGGATTGCTCGTGACCGTGCTTGTGCTGCTACTGGGTCTGGTCGCACAGATCGGTTTGCATGAACGTGCCCGCCTCACTGCCCAGTGGCCGCAAAGCCGGGCGCTGTGGTCCTTTGTCTGCGGGTATTTGCAATGCACCGTGGGCGCGTACCGGGACATGGGTGCTGTGGTGGTGGATGGCTCCTCGTTCAACCGTGTGCAGGGCGAGCGCTACCAGTTCGCTCTGACACTGCGCAACCGCGCTGCGTTGCCTGTGGAAGCGCCCGCCATCGAATTGACGCTCACAGACACCGAAGACCAGCCAGTGCTGCGCCGGATACTGATGCCGGCCGAACTCGCCGTGCCCGACCCGCTGCTGCCTGGCGCTGAATGGAGTGCCGTGATTCCTATGGCCATTGGGTCGGGTGCACAGCGCATTGCCGGCTACCGGGTGCTGGCTTTTTATCCTTGA
- a CDS encoding carbohydrate kinase family protein codes for MAVLICGSLAFDTIMTYEGRFADQILAEQLHILNVSFLVPSLRRDFGGCAGNIAYSLNLLGGKALPMATLGSDGAEYRERLEALGIGTPFVRQVDDAYTAQAMIMTDLDNNQITAFHPGAMMQAHANRIEHASAHGIRLGIVAPDGREAMLEHATQFHAAGIPFVFDPGQGLPMFSGDELAHFVDLATWVTVNDYEGKMLCDRTGLDLAELSERVQGLVVTLGAEGCEVWEAGSKTAVEPVRALRVVDPTGCGDAWRGALLFGLEQGWSLPRCAALGNRMGALKIASRGPQNYQLDDVP; via the coding sequence ATGGCAGTACTGATTTGCGGCTCTCTGGCTTTTGACACCATCATGACCTATGAAGGGCGTTTTGCCGATCAAATCCTGGCCGAGCAGTTGCACATTCTCAATGTCTCTTTTCTGGTGCCCTCGCTGCGGCGAGACTTTGGTGGTTGTGCCGGGAACATCGCCTACAGCCTGAATCTGCTGGGGGGCAAGGCGCTACCGATGGCGACCTTGGGAAGCGACGGGGCGGAGTACCGTGAGCGGCTGGAAGCATTGGGAATTGGCACACCATTCGTGCGCCAGGTGGACGACGCCTACACGGCCCAGGCCATGATCATGACGGATCTGGACAACAACCAGATCACGGCATTTCATCCTGGCGCCATGATGCAGGCCCACGCCAACCGAATTGAGCATGCCTCAGCGCATGGCATTCGCCTCGGCATCGTCGCACCGGATGGGCGCGAGGCCATGCTGGAACACGCCACCCAATTTCACGCGGCGGGAATCCCTTTTGTATTCGACCCTGGCCAAGGCCTGCCGATGTTTTCAGGCGACGAGCTGGCGCATTTCGTAGACCTTGCTACCTGGGTCACCGTCAACGACTACGAAGGAAAAATGCTGTGTGACCGTACGGGCCTGGATTTGGCCGAGCTGTCCGAGCGCGTGCAAGGGCTGGTCGTCACCTTGGGCGCCGAGGGCTGCGAGGTGTGGGAGGCAGGCTCGAAAACTGCTGTCGAGCCGGTGCGGGCTCTGCGGGTGGTTGACCCGACAGGTTGTGGCGATGCCTGGCGCGGTGCGCTATTGTTTGGTCTGGAGCAGGGCTGGTCGTTGCCGCGATGTGCAGCACTTGGCAACCGAATGGGCGCGCTGAAGATTGCAAGCCGCGGCCCGCAAAACTACCAGCTCGACGACGTTCCCTAA
- a CDS encoding histone yields MATTKKPAAKAATPVKKAAPAKTAAAKKAPAKAAVKKAAGPAKAPVAAKKAAPVKKAAAPAKKAAPAKKAAPAKKAVPAKKAAPAKKAAPAKKAAPAKKAAPAKKAAPAKKAAPAKKAAPAKKAAPAKKAAPAKKAAPAKKAAPAKKAAPAKKAAAPAKKAAPAAKSPPAKKPAASKAPEAAPQTKINPQAAWPFPTGTKP; encoded by the coding sequence ATGGCAACTACGAAGAAGCCGGCCGCCAAGGCCGCAACCCCCGTGAAGAAAGCTGCGCCTGCCAAGACTGCCGCAGCAAAAAAAGCACCTGCAAAGGCCGCCGTAAAAAAGGCTGCTGGACCAGCAAAAGCACCGGTAGCAGCGAAGAAAGCTGCGCCCGTGAAGAAGGCTGCCGCACCAGCGAAGAAGGCTGCTCCGGCGAAGAAGGCTGCTCCAGCGAAGAAGGCCGTGCCAGCGAAGAAGGCCGCGCCAGCGAAGAAGGCCGCGCCAGCGAAGAAGGCCGCGCCAGCGAAGAAGGCTGCTCCAGCGAAGAAGGCTGCTCCAGCGAAGAAGGCCGCTCCAGCGAAGAAGGCCGCTCCAGCGAAGAAGGCTGCTCCAGCGAAGAAGGCTGCTCCAGCGAAGAAGGCTGCTCCAGCGAAAAAGGCTGCTCCAGCAAAGAAGGCTGCTCCCGCGAAGAAGGCCGCTGCGCCAGCCAAAAAGGCCGCGCCAGCTGCAAAATCACCGCCAGCAAAGAAGCCAGCGGCCAGCAAGGCTCCCGAGGCAGCCCCACAGACAAAGATCAACCCGCAAGCGGCCTGGCCCTTTCCCACGGGCACCAAGCCCTAA